From the Micromonospora sediminicola genome, one window contains:
- a CDS encoding ABC transporter ATP-binding protein — protein MTAADVVAELDDLAVHFPTRAGVVRAVDGVTLAVRRGETLGLVGESGSGKSTAGLALLRLVEPTSGRVRVAGADVTRWSRRRLRGMRRHVAMVFQDPQASLDPRRTVGDSIAEPLTVHRLAASAAARRARVAELLDLVGLRADTADRHPHELSGGQRQRVGMARALAGEPDLIVLDEPIASLDLSVQAQIMNLLRHLQRDLGLTYLFIAHDLAAVEHMSDRIAVMYLGRIVETGPPERIYRQPAHPYTAALLSAVPVADPRVERERRRIVLTGDIPSPVDPPTGCRFRTRCPRARDECARTDPALAEVGPDHRAACLFPLDGEPDRDGGPAREDVPAA, from the coding sequence ATGACAGCCGCGGACGTGGTGGCCGAGCTGGACGACCTGGCGGTGCACTTCCCGACCCGGGCCGGTGTGGTGCGGGCGGTGGACGGCGTCACCCTGGCCGTCCGCCGGGGGGAGACGCTCGGCCTGGTCGGCGAGTCGGGCAGCGGCAAGTCCACCGCCGGCCTGGCGCTGCTGCGCCTGGTCGAGCCGACCTCCGGCCGGGTCCGGGTGGCCGGCGCGGACGTGACCCGCTGGTCCCGGCGCCGCCTGCGCGGCATGCGCCGCCACGTGGCCATGGTGTTCCAGGACCCGCAGGCGTCCCTCGACCCACGCCGCACCGTCGGCGACAGCATCGCCGAACCGTTGACCGTGCATCGGCTGGCCGCGTCCGCCGCCGCCCGCCGGGCCCGGGTGGCCGAGCTGCTGGACCTGGTCGGCCTGCGCGCCGACACGGCCGACCGGCATCCGCACGAGCTGTCCGGCGGCCAGCGGCAGCGGGTCGGGATGGCCCGGGCGCTGGCCGGCGAGCCGGACCTGATCGTCCTGGACGAGCCGATCGCCTCGCTGGACCTGAGCGTGCAGGCGCAGATCATGAACCTGCTGCGGCACCTGCAACGCGACCTCGGGCTGACCTACCTGTTCATCGCCCACGACCTGGCCGCCGTCGAGCACATGAGCGACCGGATCGCCGTGATGTACCTGGGTCGCATCGTCGAGACCGGCCCGCCGGAGCGGATCTACCGGCAGCCGGCGCACCCCTACACGGCGGCGTTGCTGTCGGCGGTGCCGGTGGCCGATCCCCGGGTGGAGCGGGAGCGCCGGCGCATCGTGCTCACCGGCGACATCCCCAGCCCGGTGGACCCGCCGACCGGGTGCCGCTTCCGTACCCGCTGCCCCCGGGCCCGCGACGAGTGCGCCCGCACCGACCCGGCGCTGGCCGAGGTCGGTCCCGACCACCGGGCCGCCTGCCTGTTCCCGCTCGACGGCGAGCCGGACCGCGACGGCGGCCCGGCGCGCGAAGACGTGCCGGCGGCGTAG
- a CDS encoding ABC transporter permease yields the protein MSAVSESTGRRVLEALRRDPLAVGGTVVLLVLVVVGVAGPWLAPSGVNDVDVDQMLRPPSGAHPFGTDELGRDVLSRVLVAARVSLEVGVVSVGIALVAGVTLGLFAGYYRGWLDSVLMRAMDVLFAFPVLLLAVAIVAVLGPGLLTAMVAIGVVYTPIFARITRAGVLSVREQVFVRAAVSIGASDLRIMRRHVLPNIAAPLIVQTSLSLAFAILSEAALSFLGLGIQPPAPAWGRMLFDGRGFVTDAWWLGVFPGAAIFLTVLAFNLVGDALRDVLDPRQLTLAEARRSTP from the coding sequence GTGAGCGCCGTGTCGGAGAGCACCGGACGCCGGGTGCTGGAGGCGCTGCGGCGCGACCCGCTGGCCGTCGGTGGCACGGTCGTGCTGCTGGTGCTGGTCGTGGTGGGCGTGGCCGGGCCGTGGCTGGCGCCCTCGGGCGTCAACGACGTCGACGTGGACCAGATGCTGCGCCCGCCCAGCGGGGCGCACCCGTTCGGCACCGACGAGCTGGGCCGCGACGTGCTCAGCCGGGTGCTCGTCGCGGCCCGCGTCTCGCTGGAGGTCGGCGTGGTCAGCGTCGGCATCGCGCTGGTCGCCGGCGTGACGCTCGGGCTGTTCGCCGGCTACTACCGGGGCTGGCTGGACAGCGTGCTGATGCGCGCCATGGACGTGCTGTTCGCGTTCCCGGTGCTGCTGCTGGCGGTGGCCATCGTGGCGGTGCTCGGCCCCGGCCTGCTCACCGCCATGGTCGCCATCGGCGTGGTCTACACGCCCATCTTCGCCCGGATCACCCGCGCCGGCGTGCTCTCCGTCCGCGAGCAGGTCTTCGTCCGCGCCGCCGTCTCCATCGGCGCGTCCGACCTGCGGATCATGCGCCGGCACGTGCTGCCGAACATCGCCGCGCCGCTGATCGTGCAGACGTCGCTGTCGCTGGCGTTCGCGATCCTCTCCGAGGCCGCGCTCTCCTTCCTCGGCCTCGGCATCCAACCGCCGGCGCCGGCCTGGGGCCGGATGCTCTTCGACGGTCGTGGCTTCGTCACCGACGCCTGGTGGCTGGGCGTGTTCCCCGGCGCGGCGATCTTCCTGACCGTGCTCGCCTTCAACCTGGTCGGCGACGCGCTGCGGGACGTGCTCGACCCGCGCCAGCTCACCCTCGCCGAGGCCCGCAGGAGCACCCCATGA
- a CDS encoding ABC transporter ATP-binding protein codes for MSDRTERSERRESVPSQRRASDRPVLSVEDLTVTVGTRRGPAHAVAGVSWQVRAGETFALVGESGSGKSMTLLAATGLAPRAATVTGRVRLLDSELTALPEDRRRQLRGRHVGFVFQDPMTSLNPVLPVGRQVTEAAEAHLGLTRRAARDRAVELLDLVGIPSAAQRVDAYPHQFSGGMRQRVVIAMALACEPDLLIADEPTTALDVTTQAQIVELVADLQRRLGTAVVWVTHDLGVVAGIADTVAVMYGGRIVEQGPVDAVFDTPTHPYTRALLAARPDPSRRGEDLVAIPGAPPSPLDLPAGCAFWPRCPVRADPRCEHELPPLTPVGDGHTVRTFYPGETP; via the coding sequence ATGAGCGACCGCACCGAGCGGAGCGAGCGCCGGGAGAGCGTGCCGAGCCAGCGCCGCGCGAGCGACCGGCCCGTGCTGTCCGTGGAGGACCTCACCGTCACCGTCGGCACCCGCCGCGGTCCGGCGCACGCCGTGGCCGGGGTGTCCTGGCAGGTCCGCGCCGGGGAGACGTTCGCGCTGGTCGGCGAGTCCGGCAGCGGCAAGAGCATGACGCTGCTCGCCGCCACCGGTCTCGCGCCGCGCGCCGCCACGGTCACCGGCCGGGTACGGCTGCTCGACAGCGAGCTGACCGCGCTGCCCGAGGACCGCCGTCGCCAGCTGCGCGGCCGGCACGTCGGGTTCGTCTTCCAGGATCCGATGACCTCGCTCAACCCGGTGCTGCCGGTGGGGCGGCAGGTCACCGAGGCGGCCGAGGCGCACCTCGGGCTGACCCGCCGGGCCGCCCGGGACCGGGCGGTGGAGCTGCTCGACCTGGTCGGCATCCCGTCGGCCGCGCAGCGCGTCGACGCCTACCCGCACCAGTTCTCCGGCGGCATGCGCCAGCGCGTCGTCATCGCCATGGCGCTGGCCTGCGAGCCGGACCTGCTCATCGCCGACGAGCCGACCACCGCGCTCGACGTCACCACCCAGGCGCAGATCGTCGAGCTGGTCGCCGACCTGCAACGGCGGCTGGGCACGGCGGTCGTCTGGGTCACCCACGACCTGGGCGTGGTCGCCGGCATCGCCGACACCGTCGCGGTCATGTACGGCGGGCGGATCGTCGAGCAGGGCCCGGTCGACGCGGTCTTCGACACGCCCACCCACCCGTACACCCGGGCGCTGCTCGCGGCCCGGCCGGACCCGTCCCGCCGGGGCGAGGACCTGGTGGCCATCCCCGGCGCGCCGCCGAGCCCGCTCGACCTGCCAGCGGGCTGCGCGTTCTGGCCGCGCTGCCCGGTGCGCGCCGACCCCCGGTGCGAGCACGAGCTGCCCCCGTTGACGCCGGTCGGCGACGGGCACACCGTCCGCACCTTCTATCCGGGAGAGACCCCATGA